Proteins encoded by one window of Ictidomys tridecemlineatus isolate mIctTri1 chromosome 7, mIctTri1.hap1, whole genome shotgun sequence:
- the LOC101961676 gene encoding olfactory receptor 6B2, with translation MLPLALLQVERMRGENATKVGTFILLGFPTAPRLQYVLFLLFLLTYLFVLVENLAIILTVWSSASLHRPMYFFLGSLSFLEIWYVSDIIPKMLDGFLLQRKRISFVGCMTQLYFFSSLVCTECVLLASMAYDRYVAICHPLRYQVIMTTGLCVQLVAFSFASGFTISVIKVYFISSATFCGSNVLNHFFCDISPILKLACTDFSTAELVDFVLAFLILVFPLLATILSYGHISLAVLRIPSATGRWRAFSTCASHLTVVTIFYMAMIFMYVRPQAIDSRSSNKLISAVYTVLTPMINPLIYCLRNKEFKEALRKALGRGRGLQQDSHVA, from the coding sequence ATGCTTCCTCTGGCTCTTTTGCAGGTGGAGAGGATGAGGGGTGAGAACGCCACCAAGGTCGGCACCTTCATCCTGCTGGGCTTCCCCACGGCCCCCAGGCTGCAGTACgtgctcttcctcctcttcctgctcacCTACCTCTTTGTCCTGGTGGAGAACCTGGCCATCATCCTCACCGTCTGGAGCAGCGCCTCCCTCCACAGGCCCATGTACTTCTTTCTGGGCTCCTTGTCTTTCCTGGAGATCTGGTACGTGTCTGACATCATCCCCAAGATGCTGGACGGCTTCCTCCTGCAGCGGAAGCGCATCTCTTTCGTGGGGTGCATGACTCAGCTCTACTTCTTCAGCTCCCTGGTGTGCACCGAGTGCGTGCTCCTGGCCTCCATGGCCTacgaccgctatgtggccatctgccacccACTGCGCTACCAAGTCATCATGACCACGGGGCTGTGTGTCCAGCTGGTGGCCTTCTCCTTTGCCAGTGGCTTCACCATCTCTGTGATCAAGGTCTACTTCATCTCCAGCGCCACCTTCTGTGGCTCCAACGTCCTGaaccacttcttctgtgacatCTCGCCCATCCTCAAGCTGGCCTGCACAGACTTCTCCACTGCAGAGCTGGTGGACTTCGTCCTGGCCTTCCTCATCCTGGTGTTCCCACTCCTGGCCACCATCCTCTCCTACGGGCACATCTCGCTGGCCGTCCTGCGCATCCCCTCGGCCACGGGCCGTTGGagggccttctccacctgtgcctcCCACCTCACCGTTGTCACCATCTTTTACATGGCCATGATCTTCATGTACGTCCGTCCCCAGGCCATCGACTCCCGGAGCTCCAACAAGCTCATCTCTGCTGTGTACACAGTCCTCACGCCCATGATAAACCCCTTGATCTACTGCCTGAGGAACAAGGAGTTTAAGGAGGCCCTGCGGAAGGCCCTGGGCCGGGGTCGGGGTCTACAGCAGGATAGTCATGTTGCCTAG
- the LOC101961398 gene encoding olfactory receptor 6B3 — protein MRGENATKVGTFILLGFPTAPRLQYVLFLLFLLTYLFVLVENLAIILTVWSSASLHRPMYYFLGIMSTLEIWYVCDIIPKMLDGFLLQRKRISFVGCMTQLYFFSSLVCTECVLLASMAYDRYVAICHPLRYQVIMTTGLCVQLVAFSFASGFTISVIKVYFISSATFCGSNILNHFFCDISPILKLACTDFSTAELVDFVLAFLILVFPLLATVLSYGHISLAVLRIPSATGRWRAFSTCASHLTVVTIFYTALLFMYVRPQAIDTRSSNKLISVLYTVLTPILNPLIYCLRNKEFKEALRKALGRGGAGP, from the coding sequence ATGAGGGGTGAGAACGCCACCAAGGTCGGCACCTTCATCCTGCTGGGCTTCCCCACGGCCCCCAGGCTGCAGTACgtgctcttcctcctcttcctgctcacCTACCTCTTTGTCCTGGTGGAGAACCTGGCCATCATCCTCACCGTCTGGAGCAGCGCCTCCCTCCACAGGCCCATGTACTACTTTCTGGGCATCATGTCAACCTTGGAGATCTGGTACGTGTGCGACATCATCCCCAAGATGCTGGACGGCTTCCTCCTGCAGCGGAAGCGCATCTCCTTCGTGGGGTGCATGACTCAGCTCTACTTCTTCAGCTCCCTGGTGTGCACCGAGTGCGTGCTCCTGGCCTCCATGGCCTacgaccgctatgtggccatctgccacccACTGCGCTACCAAGTCATCATGACCACGGGGCTGTGTGTCCAGCTGGTGGCCTTCTCCTTTGCCAGTGGCTTCACCATCTCTGTGATCAAGGTCTACTTCATCTCCAGCGCCACCTTCTGTGGCTCCAACATCCTGaaccacttcttctgtgacatCTCGCCCATCCTCAAGCTGGCCTGCACAGACTTCTCCACTGCAGAGCTGGTGGACTTCGTCCTGGCCTTCCTCATCCTGGTGTTCCCACTCCTGGCCACCGTCCTCTCCTACGGGCACATCTCGCTGGCCGTCCTGCGCATCCCCTCAGCCACAGGCCGTTGGagggccttctccacctgtgcctcCCACCTCACCGTTGTCACCATCTTCTACACAGCCTTGCTTTTCATGTACGTCCGTCCCCAGGCCATCGACACCCGGAGCTCCAACAAGCTCATCTCTGTTCTGTACACGGTCCTCACGCCCATCTTGAACCCCTTGATCTACTGCCTGAGGAACAAGGAGTTTAAGGAGGCCCTGCGGAAGGCCCTGGGCCGGGGTGGAGCCGGGCCTTAG